One part of the Mariniblastus fucicola genome encodes these proteins:
- a CDS encoding Ppx/GppA phosphatase family protein, whose amino-acid sequence MVAVIDVGASSLRMQIAEIRYDGSIRKLESFSQALSLGKDSFSTGVIARDTIENCVHVLSIYRAKLDEYEITDPDNIRVIATSGVNEASNRLAFLDRIYVATGFEINSFDEAELHRITYRGIQPYIKSAPKYFKGETLAVEVGGGTTEALWLSNGNVAFARAYRLGALRMRQRLELYDAPLAKARELMERQIRDTIVLLKDSVPDTMDSLIAMGGDIRFAASEIKQSTIGNELVDIKLKALERFVNEVLESSPEHIVMRHHMSLPDAQLLGPGLLTVATFARAWGIDKITVANVNLRDGMISEMAKGRMWNPSIGEQILRGATQLGRKYHFNEAHSIHVAKLTSMLFDQLQPLHGMSGRFRGLLQVAAILHQVGSFISNKGSHKHSMYIIENSEFFGIGSEDKRIVALVARYHRRAMPSSRHIGYSSLSRDLRVAVSKMSSILRLAIALNASNTQRIDSIKCKMLPHEIQLVTEDMSDLSLERMELRQAGRLFESIFGKPVVLTSTSI is encoded by the coding sequence ATGGTAGCCGTGATCGACGTCGGTGCGTCTTCGCTGCGGATGCAGATCGCAGAGATTCGCTATGACGGATCGATACGCAAGCTTGAATCGTTCTCGCAAGCCCTCAGTCTGGGGAAGGACTCTTTCAGCACCGGAGTCATCGCCCGCGATACGATCGAAAATTGCGTTCACGTGCTGTCGATCTATCGTGCGAAACTGGATGAGTACGAAATCACTGATCCAGACAATATTCGCGTCATCGCAACCAGCGGCGTTAACGAAGCCTCCAATCGTCTGGCCTTTCTGGACCGGATTTACGTCGCGACGGGTTTTGAAATCAATTCTTTCGACGAAGCAGAGCTTCACCGGATCACGTATCGCGGAATTCAGCCCTACATTAAATCTGCTCCAAAGTATTTCAAAGGCGAAACGTTGGCGGTTGAGGTCGGCGGTGGCACAACGGAAGCGCTTTGGCTGTCCAATGGAAACGTGGCGTTTGCTCGCGCGTACCGGCTTGGGGCGCTGCGCATGCGTCAACGGCTGGAACTTTATGATGCTCCGCTAGCGAAGGCGCGTGAATTGATGGAGCGTCAGATTCGCGACACAATCGTGCTGTTGAAAGATTCCGTGCCAGACACGATGGACAGCCTGATCGCGATGGGCGGCGACATCCGTTTCGCGGCGTCGGAAATCAAGCAGTCGACGATTGGGAACGAACTTGTAGATATCAAGCTCAAGGCACTTGAGAGATTCGTCAATGAGGTGCTCGAGAGCAGTCCGGAGCATATCGTCATGAGACACCACATGAGCCTGCCAGACGCTCAATTGTTGGGCCCCGGTTTGTTGACTGTCGCCACGTTCGCACGAGCATGGGGAATCGACAAAATCACGGTGGCCAATGTGAATCTTCGCGACGGAATGATTTCGGAGATGGCCAAGGGGCGGATGTGGAACCCGTCAATTGGCGAGCAGATTCTCCGCGGAGCGACGCAGCTCGGGCGAAAGTATCACTTCAACGAGGCGCATTCGATTCACGTGGCCAAGCTCACCAGCATGCTGTTCGATCAACTTCAGCCGTTGCACGGAATGTCCGGCCGTTTCCGCGGCCTGTTGCAGGTGGCGGCGATTCTGCACCAGGTCGGTTCGTTCATCAGCAACAAGGGCAGCCACAAACATTCGATGTATATCATCGAAAACTCAGAGTTCTTTGGCATTGGTAGTGAAGACAAACGGATCGTGGCCCTGGTTGCGAGGTATCATCGCCGCGCGATGCCCAGTTCGCGGCATATCGGATATTCCTCGCTCAGCCGTGACCTCCGAGTCGCGGTGTCGAAAATGTCTTCGATCCTTCGATTGGCAATCGCGCTCAACGCTTCGAACACGCAAAGGATCGATTCGATCAAATGCAAAATGCTGCCTCACGAAATTCAGCTGGTGACCGAAGACATGAGTGACCTGTCGTTGGAGAGGATGGAGCTGCGACAGGCCGGCAGGCTGTTTGAGAGTATCTTTGGCAAACCGGTAGTCCTGACCAGCACTTCGATTTGA
- a CDS encoding ROK family protein — MSDQTDDCWIGFDLGGTKMLAVVYDADFKPLGKARKKTKGHDGKAAGLKRINSVIKEAMEDAGVDNSKIKGLGIGCPGPLDLEKKMIRIAPNLGWENAAVGESIEKEFGFPVAVANDVDAGVFGEYMFGAGKGKRCVAGIFPGTGIGGGCVYEGKLIRGANCTCMEIGHIPVMPGGPRDGAGNPGSLEAVASRLSIAGAAALAAYRGDAPHLREDAGTDISDIRSGALKNSVEKGDEAVIQIVHDACDHLALSVVTMVHLMAPDVIVFGGGLIEAMGKIMLPRIEKAARRRILGSLKDVFEIKEAELGDDAGVMGAAALGKQAVTSNS; from the coding sequence ATGAGTGACCAAACAGACGACTGCTGGATCGGATTTGACCTTGGTGGCACAAAGATGCTCGCAGTCGTCTACGATGCCGACTTCAAACCGTTGGGTAAGGCCCGGAAGAAAACCAAAGGCCACGACGGGAAAGCCGCTGGGCTGAAGCGTATCAACTCCGTGATCAAGGAAGCCATGGAGGACGCGGGCGTTGACAATTCAAAGATCAAGGGACTCGGAATCGGTTGTCCCGGGCCTTTGGATCTTGAAAAGAAAATGATTCGCATTGCTCCCAATTTGGGGTGGGAAAATGCTGCCGTTGGTGAGTCGATTGAGAAAGAATTTGGCTTTCCGGTCGCCGTGGCCAATGATGTCGACGCAGGTGTTTTTGGTGAGTACATGTTCGGTGCCGGCAAAGGCAAGCGTTGTGTTGCGGGAATCTTTCCGGGAACCGGAATTGGCGGCGGTTGCGTGTACGAGGGCAAGTTGATTCGCGGTGCGAATTGTACCTGTATGGAGATCGGACATATTCCCGTCATGCCTGGTGGGCCCCGCGACGGTGCCGGAAACCCGGGTTCGCTGGAAGCTGTCGCTTCGCGACTGTCGATCGCTGGAGCAGCCGCCCTTGCGGCCTATCGCGGCGACGCGCCGCATTTGCGCGAGGACGCTGGAACGGATATCTCTGACATTCGCAGCGGGGCTTTAAAGAACAGCGTTGAAAAAGGTGACGAAGCCGTCATTCAGATCGTGCACGACGCCTGTGATCATCTGGCACTTTCCGTCGTCACGATGGTTCACCTGATGGCGCCGGATGTAATCGTGTTCGGTGGCGGGCTGATCGAAGCGATGGGCAAAATCATGCTGCCACGAATCGAAAAAGCAGCTCGTCGCCGCATCCTCGGATCGCTCAAGGACGTTTTTGAAATCAAGGAAGCCGAACTGGGCGACGACGCGGGAGTGATGGGGGCAGCGGCATTAGGAAAACAGGCGGTGACTTCGAACTCATGA
- the bshB1 gene encoding bacillithiol biosynthesis deacetylase BshB1 produces MEEKLDVIVIAPHPDDAELGMGGAILKMLGRGLKVGILDLTSGEPTPFGSPEIRKAETEAASKVLGVTWRRNLGLPNRSLEATLEARKKLAIVFRETHPDWIFAPYWVDAHPDHVAATQLVEQARFWSKLSKTDMPGERFHPKRIFNYYCVHLKMHAQPAFVLDISDQWEAKRQSIECYHSQFVQGREDLDPPFIKQLEYEAAYWGKSIGVKYGEPFTSREPIGLSGLGGLV; encoded by the coding sequence ATGGAAGAAAAACTCGACGTCATCGTGATCGCACCCCATCCTGACGACGCGGAACTGGGCATGGGGGGCGCGATATTGAAAATGCTTGGCCGTGGTTTGAAAGTCGGGATCCTCGATCTGACTTCCGGAGAGCCGACTCCGTTTGGTTCGCCAGAGATTCGCAAAGCCGAAACTGAAGCTGCCAGCAAAGTTCTGGGCGTGACGTGGCGTAGAAACCTTGGTTTGCCCAACCGCAGTCTTGAAGCGACTTTGGAGGCGAGAAAGAAGCTTGCTATCGTGTTTCGGGAAACGCATCCCGATTGGATTTTTGCTCCCTACTGGGTGGACGCTCATCCCGATCACGTTGCGGCAACGCAGTTGGTCGAGCAGGCCCGGTTCTGGTCCAAGCTTTCAAAAACAGATATGCCTGGCGAGCGGTTTCATCCAAAGCGTATTTTCAACTACTACTGCGTTCACTTGAAGATGCACGCCCAACCGGCTTTTGTGCTCGACATCAGCGATCAGTGGGAAGCCAAACGGCAATCGATCGAGTGCTATCACAGCCAGTTTGTTCAAGGACGCGAGGACTTGGATCCACCGTTCATTAAACAGCTTGAATACGAAGCCGCATATTGGGGCAAATCGATCGGCGTGAAATATGGCGAGCCGTTCACAAGCCGTGAACCCATCGGATTGTCAGGTCTTGGCGGGCTGGTTTGA
- a CDS encoding right-handed parallel beta-helix repeat-containing protein produces the protein MSFLNELQSGFLRKAICLLALQLSLYGTFGPDYAVAQNATTAGTATAPFPTIENLSIDWPIAGDDNNNGSVAVRYRQSGQTDWTDSAPLRRVPAGSNAGFSWANKHSGSITRVAAGTSYEIELALTDPDGGSATQTISASTRTWPGSSDQATEVVTPATIAAALANVSPGDVLVLADGNYSGINVFANGTLAEPIVVRAQNFGGAVVNGDIRFDGFGFIHIVGLTVEGQIKFNGSNDIVIRDCLIITDRDGIVSFGAGVSDSLIKDNTVIGPTQWNEPALGNSGNNLGEGIVLTGPGNVIAFNRVEGFRDGISLLEDSDAVNQQSIDIYGNDIYRCGDDGIEADFGMGNVRVHHNRVTDCFIALSSQPSLGGPTYFYRNVVYNAVYQAFKPQRSSDGNLWYHNTIVKPGDAFNVITSNGFSRSVSRNNIFIGGPAGTFNGFSNGAGRVLYLPSADATCDFNYDGFGSSGTGSFVGRIGATNFDGLAQMQALTTETDAVELDLSVFEDSVSVPAIPVEEHSPPSFELAAQSSAIDVGVALTGFNDRFTGTAPDLGAYEFGKPIPVYGPGGNLGVEDEVVNRFVFYNESRFDGDDASANAADFDAAASDKQALLPGQTATFANYTSYVKGINGVIFEIPATSDVSRSDFEFRIGNDNNVAKWESAPEPTSVTFTARMGGAPNRVTVVWPNGAIVNTWLEIKILANANTGLSVEDVSYFGNLIGETGDSPTAARTNATDIGRLRNNLSGFFTVGVENAFDIDRSGRVNANDIGIARNNLSGFSSLSLITP, from the coding sequence ATGAGTTTTCTCAACGAACTCCAGTCTGGATTTTTGCGCAAAGCAATCTGTTTGCTGGCCTTGCAACTCTCGCTGTACGGAACGTTTGGCCCCGACTACGCAGTCGCGCAAAACGCAACAACTGCCGGAACGGCGACGGCCCCATTTCCGACGATCGAGAACCTGTCGATCGATTGGCCGATTGCCGGCGACGATAACAACAACGGATCGGTCGCGGTGCGGTATCGACAAAGCGGACAGACCGACTGGACTGACAGTGCTCCACTTCGGCGAGTTCCGGCGGGTTCCAACGCAGGCTTCAGTTGGGCGAATAAACACTCGGGCAGTATCACCAGGGTTGCCGCGGGAACCAGTTATGAAATTGAACTTGCATTGACTGATCCGGATGGCGGAAGTGCGACGCAAACCATTTCAGCATCGACACGAACGTGGCCTGGCAGTTCCGATCAAGCCACTGAAGTCGTCACGCCGGCAACAATTGCAGCAGCACTCGCGAACGTTTCCCCGGGTGATGTTCTGGTTTTGGCCGACGGCAACTATTCGGGGATCAATGTCTTCGCCAATGGTACGTTGGCCGAACCTATCGTGGTCCGCGCTCAAAACTTTGGCGGCGCAGTCGTAAACGGTGACATTCGATTTGACGGTTTTGGATTTATTCACATCGTTGGGCTGACTGTCGAAGGGCAAATCAAGTTCAACGGATCCAACGATATTGTGATTCGCGACTGTTTGATCATCACCGACCGCGATGGGATCGTCTCGTTTGGCGCGGGCGTTAGCGATTCGCTGATCAAGGACAATACGGTCATTGGGCCAACGCAATGGAACGAACCTGCACTCGGAAATAGCGGCAACAACCTCGGGGAAGGCATCGTGCTGACGGGACCAGGGAACGTGATCGCGTTCAATCGGGTTGAAGGATTCCGCGACGGCATTTCTCTGTTGGAAGACAGTGACGCTGTGAATCAGCAATCGATCGATATCTACGGCAATGACATCTACCGGTGTGGCGATGACGGGATTGAAGCCGACTTTGGGATGGGGAACGTTCGCGTGCACCACAATCGTGTCACCGATTGCTTTATCGCGCTTAGTTCTCAACCGTCGCTTGGCGGACCGACGTATTTCTATCGCAACGTGGTCTACAACGCAGTCTATCAGGCTTTCAAACCCCAGCGATCTAGCGACGGTAACCTTTGGTATCACAACACGATTGTAAAACCGGGCGATGCTTTCAATGTGATCACCAGCAATGGTTTTTCGAGGTCTGTTTCTCGCAACAACATTTTCATCGGTGGGCCCGCAGGAACTTTCAACGGATTCAGCAACGGAGCCGGGCGCGTGCTGTACCTTCCGTCTGCCGATGCGACGTGTGACTTTAACTACGACGGTTTTGGGTCCAGCGGAACCGGATCGTTCGTGGGAAGAATCGGAGCAACCAACTTCGACGGGCTGGCACAAATGCAGGCGTTGACAACCGAAACAGACGCGGTCGAGTTGGACTTGAGCGTCTTCGAAGACTCGGTGTCGGTTCCGGCAATTCCTGTGGAAGAACATAGTCCGCCAAGTTTCGAGCTCGCTGCACAAAGTTCAGCCATCGATGTCGGCGTCGCGCTAACCGGCTTTAACGATCGGTTTACCGGAACCGCGCCTGACTTGGGCGCCTACGAGTTCGGCAAGCCGATTCCGGTTTACGGCCCTGGGGGAAATCTGGGTGTTGAGGATGAAGTCGTGAACCGTTTTGTGTTTTACAACGAAAGCAGGTTTGACGGCGACGATGCCAGCGCCAACGCGGCAGACTTCGATGCCGCCGCGTCAGACAAGCAGGCTTTGCTGCCCGGCCAAACCGCGACGTTTGCGAACTACACTTCGTATGTCAAAGGAATCAACGGTGTCATCTTTGAGATTCCGGCAACGTCAGATGTCTCCAGGAGTGATTTTGAATTTCGCATTGGAAACGACAACAATGTCGCCAAATGGGAATCAGCTCCGGAGCCGACCAGCGTGACGTTTACGGCTAGAATGGGCGGCGCGCCGAACCGCGTGACTGTGGTGTGGCCAAATGGAGCGATCGTCAACACGTGGCTGGAAATCAAAATTCTTGCCAACGCAAACACCGGCCTCTCGGTTGAGGACGTGAGCTACTTTGGCAACTTGATCGGCGAAACCGGAGACTCGCCTACGGCAGCGCGGACTAACGCGACCGACATCGGGCGACTGCGGAACAACCTGAGCGGATTCTTCACCGTCGGAGTCGAAAACGCATTCGATATCGATCGGAGTGGCCGCGTGAACGCAAACGATATTGGAATCGCTCGTAACAATCTTTCTGGTTTCAGTTCGCTGTCTTTGATCACGCCGTAA
- a CDS encoding thioredoxin family protein, whose product MSRKSPSVIFSFATITALLVSGTFVGCAKDAAQSPFSPPDRSPYKDAFSDTSESSVRQATFESNVADPKWHQSLTAAIAEAQQSDKLILADFTGSDWCHWCVKLKQDVFETSAFKSWASDNVVLLELDYPKGSQLPPEIHQQNQMLKSRYGISSYPTVLLLDVEGNVRAKMGYEKGKSASQWVQIAESKLQDGAMKTRAIATSPDAPTFR is encoded by the coding sequence ATGAGCCGCAAATCGCCAAGTGTAATTTTCTCGTTCGCAACGATCACAGCTTTGCTGGTGAGCGGGACATTTGTTGGGTGTGCCAAAGACGCGGCTCAAAGTCCGTTCAGCCCGCCTGATCGATCGCCTTACAAAGACGCGTTTTCGGACACCTCTGAATCGTCCGTTCGACAGGCTACTTTCGAGTCCAACGTCGCAGATCCAAAATGGCATCAATCGTTAACTGCGGCGATCGCGGAAGCCCAACAGAGCGACAAATTGATCCTTGCCGACTTCACAGGCAGCGACTGGTGTCACTGGTGCGTGAAACTGAAGCAGGATGTGTTTGAGACTTCTGCGTTCAAATCATGGGCCAGCGACAACGTCGTGTTGTTGGAACTGGACTATCCCAAAGGTTCGCAACTGCCGCCCGAAATTCATCAGCAGAATCAGATGCTAAAGTCACGCTACGGAATTTCCAGCTATCCAACCGTCCTGTTGCTGGACGTTGAGGGTAACGTGCGGGCAAAGATGGGATATGAAAAAGGCAAGTCGGCCTCGCAATGGGTTCAGATCGCCGAGTCGAAGCTACAGGACGGAGCGATGAAAACGCGTGCGATCGCAACAAGTCCGGACGCGCCGACGTTTCGGTAG
- a CDS encoding serine/threonine-protein kinase: MPRICSQCSSPVTEELPGGLCPSCLLKIARKPRSEAATMASAAQIPGMQTAPGVEELSRQFPELEIIELVGQGGMGAVYKAKQRNLDRLVALKIFLYRANDPEFAERFKREARALGRLSHPNIVAVHNFGIRESMHFLVMEFVDGLNLRQITEEARLDPLHAMQLVPELCDALQYAHSEGVIHRDIKPENILLDTRGRIKIADFGLAKIAGPGDAGLTHTQQVMGTWNYMAPEQKERPTEVDHRADIYSLGVVIYEMLTGELPLGRFQVPSAKASIDTRLDEVVMRALEKEPERRYQHASEFKYGFASYADAAPIPFASAAPVSAAQPEGAMAAVAAIPAPPVKATEHHVPSDHIADGMRLHVCVMSGREKKGRWKVGDPNIALTLMGGSCLDLTEVLAREVSIVSFVVMGGIDIVVPHGAIVDVDGLILMGATTDKVKYSTEPVANPMRVRVRSFGLMGGCEVRTTRKRPPSAAIASPPRKQGPRPFRAVAHGAVFLAQAIAMLVTLAVPIMFMLGAFNIISDDEEANMIGVVTAIACGMFWALAAQVRAMVQLPKPDASPDDIAEMERRTVIGSAIRMLAVVTIFACPILFVINRYEHHDDELKFAAIVCAILGVALFMIASKADEFFNEHFNRQQH, translated from the coding sequence ATGCCTCGAATTTGCTCTCAATGTAGCTCGCCCGTAACGGAAGAACTTCCCGGCGGATTGTGCCCTTCCTGTTTGCTCAAAATCGCCCGAAAGCCACGAAGCGAAGCCGCAACGATGGCCAGCGCGGCTCAAATTCCGGGGATGCAAACTGCTCCAGGTGTCGAAGAGCTTTCGCGTCAGTTTCCGGAACTGGAGATTATCGAGCTGGTCGGACAAGGAGGAATGGGCGCGGTTTACAAAGCGAAACAGCGGAATCTCGATCGCCTCGTCGCGTTGAAGATTTTTCTCTATCGAGCCAACGATCCCGAATTCGCGGAACGTTTCAAACGCGAAGCCCGAGCCTTGGGAAGGCTCAGCCATCCGAACATCGTCGCCGTGCACAACTTCGGCATCCGCGAATCAATGCACTTTCTGGTGATGGAGTTCGTCGATGGATTGAACCTGCGGCAGATCACCGAAGAAGCGAGGCTTGATCCGCTGCATGCGATGCAGCTGGTTCCCGAACTTTGTGACGCATTGCAGTATGCTCATTCCGAAGGCGTGATCCATCGCGACATCAAACCGGAGAATATTTTGCTCGATACTCGCGGTCGCATCAAAATCGCTGACTTTGGTTTGGCGAAAATTGCGGGGCCCGGTGACGCAGGGTTGACACATACTCAACAGGTGATGGGCACGTGGAATTACATGGCTCCAGAGCAAAAAGAGCGTCCGACGGAAGTCGATCATCGCGCTGACATTTACTCGTTGGGTGTCGTGATCTACGAGATGCTAACCGGTGAATTGCCGTTGGGCAGGTTCCAGGTTCCATCCGCGAAAGCGTCGATCGACACAAGGTTGGACGAAGTCGTGATGCGTGCCCTGGAAAAGGAACCTGAGCGTCGCTATCAGCACGCCAGCGAATTCAAGTATGGTTTCGCTTCGTATGCAGATGCGGCCCCAATCCCCTTTGCTTCAGCGGCACCAGTTTCTGCTGCACAACCAGAAGGGGCGATGGCTGCGGTTGCTGCAATACCAGCTCCGCCGGTCAAAGCCACGGAACATCACGTCCCTAGCGATCACATCGCCGACGGCATGCGGCTGCATGTCTGTGTGATGAGCGGTAGAGAGAAAAAAGGTCGTTGGAAAGTTGGCGATCCGAACATCGCGTTGACGCTGATGGGAGGTTCGTGCCTCGATCTTACCGAAGTTTTGGCTCGAGAGGTCAGCATCGTTTCTTTTGTGGTCATGGGCGGAATCGATATCGTCGTGCCTCACGGGGCAATCGTTGACGTTGACGGCTTGATCCTGATGGGAGCCACCACGGACAAAGTCAAATACTCGACTGAACCGGTCGCCAATCCGATGCGAGTTCGAGTCCGGTCGTTCGGATTGATGGGTGGCTGTGAGGTGCGGACGACCCGGAAGAGGCCACCAAGTGCTGCCATTGCTTCGCCTCCACGAAAGCAGGGTCCACGTCCGTTCCGCGCTGTCGCACATGGAGCAGTTTTTCTCGCTCAAGCGATCGCCATGCTCGTCACCCTGGCCGTTCCTATCATGTTCATGTTGGGTGCATTTAACATCATCTCGGACGATGAAGAAGCAAACATGATCGGCGTCGTTACCGCGATTGCCTGCGGCATGTTCTGGGCGCTGGCAGCTCAGGTGCGAGCCATGGTTCAGCTGCCGAAACCGGATGCGTCCCCGGACGATATCGCCGAAATGGAAAGGCGTACGGTGATCGGTTCGGCAATCCGAATGCTTGCCGTTGTGACGATTTTCGCCTGCCCGATCCTGTTCGTGATCAACAGGTATGAACACCACGACGACGAGCTAAAATTTGCGGCCATCGTTTGTGCCATACTGGGCGTCGCACTGTTCATGATTGCGAGCAAGGCGGACGAGTTCTTCAATGAACACTTCAACCGGCAGCAGCATTGA
- a CDS encoding RNA polymerase sigma factor, which produces MTDPPPGSSFNTTCWHVVTSSQDQDSAIRRQSLSELYQAYWYPLFAYLRRKGHSQEVASDYVQGFFLELIDKDFLAAVSPEKGRFRWFMMSAIGRYVGKQNEKQNAQKRGGGKATFSLDVEKAEQRYQQEPIEDWTPEKLFERRWALEVLSKALEMLRSDHESRGKLELYRELQATLAGETLTGEACDEIGARLEMSPVAVKVSAHRLKEKYRKALVDVVSQTLTSHESVDDELDKLFDALAG; this is translated from the coding sequence GTGACCGATCCTCCTCCGGGTTCCAGCTTCAACACGACATGTTGGCACGTCGTAACGTCGTCCCAAGACCAGGATTCCGCGATCCGTCGTCAGTCGCTGAGCGAACTTTACCAAGCCTATTGGTATCCGCTGTTCGCTTACTTGCGTCGCAAAGGCCACTCGCAAGAGGTGGCATCGGACTACGTTCAGGGCTTCTTTCTTGAGCTGATCGACAAAGACTTTCTCGCCGCCGTCAGCCCGGAGAAGGGACGGTTTCGCTGGTTCATGATGAGCGCAATCGGACGATATGTGGGCAAGCAAAACGAGAAACAGAACGCTCAGAAGCGTGGTGGCGGCAAGGCGACGTTCTCGTTAGACGTCGAAAAAGCCGAGCAGCGATACCAGCAGGAACCGATCGAAGATTGGACTCCGGAGAAACTTTTTGAGCGTCGCTGGGCGTTGGAAGTGCTCTCCAAAGCATTGGAAATGTTGAGATCCGATCATGAAAGCCGCGGCAAACTGGAGCTTTATCGCGAACTCCAGGCAACGCTGGCCGGTGAAACGTTGACTGGTGAAGCCTGCGACGAAATCGGAGCCCGGCTCGAAATGTCACCGGTCGCGGTCAAAGTTTCTGCTCACCGGCTGAAGGAAAAGTACCGTAAAGCGTTGGTAGATGTCGTTTCGCAAACTTTGACCAGTCACGAAAGCGTCGATGACGAACTGGACAAGCTGTTCGATGCGTTGGCGGGCTGA
- a CDS encoding C1 family peptidase — translation MKIFCRSIVASLFAVTLLGMVSQTALAQVTDANNETFENADTKDREAKSQQSPSDRTVKSGGYEFTIENEVSCSPVRSQDRTGTCWCYAGTSFLESELMRRSEGTHDLSEMFVVKNIYRDKALNYVLRHGKANFSQGALAHDYINAIEKYGIVPEETFTGKTVGETAHNHDEMESILKSMLEAVVKQKKLSPRWSTAFDKVLSVYLGDSPEVFQYRNASWTPQDFADSIEFNAKDYVAFTSYSHHPFYEPFVLEIPDNFSNGSFMNVPVDDMVEIIDTAIDAGYSVMWDGDVSEKGFSANRGVAVLPADGAGKGLNGPVEQMNVTQELRQERLLSYSTTDDHLMHLVGRATDQMGNKYYVIKNSWGKIGPHKGYLYMSEAYVRLHTLAITLNRDCLDSRYDR, via the coding sequence ATGAAAATATTCTGTCGATCAATCGTTGCTTCTCTTTTCGCCGTCACCCTGTTGGGAATGGTGTCACAAACCGCGCTGGCTCAAGTCACCGACGCGAACAACGAAACGTTTGAGAACGCCGACACGAAGGACCGGGAGGCCAAATCCCAGCAGAGCCCCAGCGACAGAACGGTCAAAAGCGGTGGCTATGAGTTCACGATTGAAAACGAAGTTTCGTGCTCTCCAGTTCGCAGCCAGGATCGGACGGGAACTTGCTGGTGTTACGCGGGCACTTCGTTTCTGGAGTCCGAGCTGATGCGACGCAGCGAAGGAACGCATGACCTTTCCGAGATGTTCGTGGTGAAAAACATCTACCGCGACAAGGCATTGAATTACGTTTTGCGACATGGCAAAGCCAACTTCAGCCAGGGCGCGTTGGCGCACGATTACATCAATGCGATTGAAAAGTACGGCATTGTTCCGGAAGAAACTTTCACCGGAAAGACTGTCGGCGAGACAGCTCACAATCACGACGAAATGGAATCGATCCTCAAATCGATGCTCGAAGCGGTTGTCAAGCAGAAGAAGCTCAGCCCGCGATGGAGCACCGCTTTTGACAAAGTCCTCAGCGTCTACCTTGGTGACTCTCCAGAAGTCTTCCAGTACCGGAACGCATCCTGGACGCCGCAGGATTTCGCGGATTCGATCGAATTCAACGCCAAAGATTACGTTGCGTTCACATCGTATTCGCACCATCCGTTCTACGAGCCGTTTGTTCTTGAAATCCCGGACAACTTTTCCAATGGATCGTTCATGAACGTCCCTGTTGACGACATGGTCGAGATCATCGACACCGCGATCGATGCCGGCTACAGCGTGATGTGGGATGGCGACGTCAGCGAAAAAGGCTTCTCCGCAAACCGCGGCGTGGCGGTGCTTCCTGCCGATGGAGCAGGCAAAGGGCTCAACGGTCCGGTAGAGCAAATGAATGTCACCCAGGAACTCCGCCAGGAGCGTCTGCTTTCCTACTCTACGACAGATGATCACTTGATGCATCTGGTTGGACGAGCCACCGATCAGATGGGCAACAAGTACTACGTGATCAAGAACTCGTGGGGAAAGATTGGCCCGCACAAGGGTTACCTCTACATGTCCGAGGCTTACGTTCGACTGCACACGCTGGCGATTACGCTGAATCGCGATTGCCTCGACAGCCGCTACGATCGATAG
- a CDS encoding 3-hydroxyacyl-ACP dehydratase FabZ family protein, whose translation MKSSLVDPSKFDLDKVIIDREGIMEVNPHRHEMMLLDGICMLTDEYAVGFADITEEDFWVRGHFPGRPLMPGVLMCEAAAQLSAYYAKKAKLAETGTVGLGGLDSIKFRGPVVPGDRLILMLKRGRVRQNVMFTAEFQGFVKDMLVIDGVIKGVVLNEPS comes from the coding sequence TTGAAATCTTCACTTGTTGACCCCTCCAAATTTGACCTCGATAAAGTAATCATCGACCGCGAAGGCATCATGGAGGTCAATCCGCATCGCCACGAAATGATGTTGCTCGATGGAATCTGCATGCTCACTGATGAGTACGCCGTAGGCTTTGCCGATATCACCGAAGAAGACTTCTGGGTGCGAGGCCACTTTCCCGGTCGCCCGCTGATGCCCGGAGTGCTGATGTGTGAAGCCGCGGCTCAGCTAAGCGCCTATTACGCCAAAAAAGCCAAACTTGCCGAAACCGGAACCGTTGGACTTGGTGGGCTTGATAGCATCAAATTCCGCGGGCCCGTCGTGCCTGGCGATCGTCTGATTCTGATGTTAAAACGCGGTCGCGTGCGGCAAAACGTAATGTTCACGGCCGAATTTCAGGGCTTCGTCAAAGACATGCTGGTAATCGACGGCGTGATCAAAGGCGTGGTTTTGAACGAGCCTAGCTAA